From a single Brassica rapa cultivar Chiifu-401-42 chromosome A01, CAAS_Brap_v3.01, whole genome shotgun sequence genomic region:
- the LOC103855021 gene encoding putative F-box/LRR-repeat protein 19, producing MGSRVHPDWTELPPECLLGIFSRLSMGQRRNGQMLVCKTWKNLCQDPSLNTILDLKAEFLSSADSIYWWSPESEEKVNSTIRSVVDQSEGGLKEIRVRHCTDQSLFFDNRPDG from the coding sequence ATGGGATCTAGAGTCCACCCTGACTGGACAGAGTTGCCTCCGGAATGTCTCCTCGGCATCTTCTCACGTCTGAGCATGGGACAACGACGGAACGGACAAATGCTGGTCTGCAAAACGTGGAAAAACCTATGCCAAGACCCGTCCCTCAACACTATCTTGGACCTCAAAGCTGAGTTTCTATCTTCCGCAGATTCCATCTACTGGTGGAGTCCAGAGTCCGAGGAAAAAGTTAACTCAACCATCCGGTCTGTTGTCGATCAGAGCGAAGGCGGTCTCAAGGAGATTCGAGTCAGGCATTGTACGGATCAATCTCTCTTTTTCGACAACAGACCGGATGGTTGA
- the LOC103852549 gene encoding putative F-box/LRR-repeat protein 19 isoform X1, whose product MGSRVLPDWTELTPECLLDIFSRLSIGQLWNGPMLVCKTWTKLCHDPSLNITLDLEAEFLSSEDSNHWWSPEFEEKVDSTIRSVVDRSKGGLKEIRVRHCTDQSLSYVAERCPNLEVLGVTYSPKITVESMRKIASNCTKLIELDISCSYEISGYCIELVGTSCKNIHILKRNLMRPLEITRLKRQCIYVQGLSFETLGNADAQSILKYMSQVKHLELRFSTLTDRALSKLCKQCSNLEYLDLFGCSYLTSDCITTSTSTLRNLKEIKLG is encoded by the exons ATGGGATCTAGAGTCCTCCCTGACTGGACAGAGTTGACTCCGGAATGTCTCCTCGACATCTTCTCACGTCTGAGCATTGGTCAACTATGGAACGGACCCATGCTGGTCTGCAAAACATGGACGAAGCTATGCCACGACCCATCCCTAAACATTACCTTGGACTTGGAAGCTGAGTTTCTATCTTCCGAAGATTCAAACCACTGGTGGAGTCCTGAATTTGAGGAAAAAGTTGACTCAACCATCCGGTCTGTTGTCGACCGGAGCAAAGGCGGTCTCAAGGAGATTCGAGTCAGGCATTGTACAGATCAATCTCTCTCCTACGTCGCCGAAAG GTGTCCTAATCTTGAAGTACTTGGGGTTACATATAGCCCCAAGATTACTGTTGAGTCTATGAGGAAGATAGCATCAAACTGCACGAAGCTTATAGAGCTTGATATAAGCTGCTCTTATGAAATATCTGGTTATTGTATCGAACTAGTTGGTACGAGTTGCAAGAATATTCATATTCTGAAACGCAATTTGATGCGGCCTTTGGAGATCACGAGGTTGAAGCGGCAATGCATATATGTGCAGGGTCTAAGTTTCGAAACTTTAGGGAATGCTGATGCACAAAGTATTCTTAAATACATGAGTCAGGTAAAGCACCTGGAACTTCGATTCTCCACATTGACTGATAGAGCCCTTTCAAAACTATGTAAACAATGTTCAAATCTAGAGTACTTGGACTTGTTCGGGTGCAGTTACTTGACTAGCGATTGTATTACAACAAGTACCTCAACGTTAAGGAATTTGAAAGAGATCAAGCTAGGATAA
- the LOC103852549 gene encoding putative F-box/LRR-repeat protein 19 isoform X2, with the protein MGSRVLPDWTELTPECLLDIFSRLSIGQLWNGPMLVCKTWTKLCHDPSLNITLDLEAEFLSSEDSNHWWSPEFEEKVDSTIRSVVDRSKGGLKEIRVRHCTDQSLSYVAERCPNLEVLGVTYSPKITVESMRKIASNCTKLIELDISCSYEISGYCIELVGTSCKNIHILKRNLMRPLEITRLKRQCIYVQGLSFETLGNADAQSILKYMSQLLD; encoded by the exons ATGGGATCTAGAGTCCTCCCTGACTGGACAGAGTTGACTCCGGAATGTCTCCTCGACATCTTCTCACGTCTGAGCATTGGTCAACTATGGAACGGACCCATGCTGGTCTGCAAAACATGGACGAAGCTATGCCACGACCCATCCCTAAACATTACCTTGGACTTGGAAGCTGAGTTTCTATCTTCCGAAGATTCAAACCACTGGTGGAGTCCTGAATTTGAGGAAAAAGTTGACTCAACCATCCGGTCTGTTGTCGACCGGAGCAAAGGCGGTCTCAAGGAGATTCGAGTCAGGCATTGTACAGATCAATCTCTCTCCTACGTCGCCGAAAG GTGTCCTAATCTTGAAGTACTTGGGGTTACATATAGCCCCAAGATTACTGTTGAGTCTATGAGGAAGATAGCATCAAACTGCACGAAGCTTATAGAGCTTGATATAAGCTGCTCTTATGAAATATCTGGTTATTGTATCGAACTAGTTGGTACGAGTTGCAAGAATATTCATATTCTGAAACGCAATTTGATGCGGCCTTTGGAGATCACGAGGTTGAAGCGGCAATGCATATATGTGCAGGGTCTAAGTTTCGAAACTTTAGGGAATGCTGATGCACAAAGTATTCTTAAATACATGAGTCAG TTACTTGACTAG